The genomic region GTTTTCAGTTCGTTGTGTTTTGTCTTTATACTTTTTGCCCTTTTCTGAGCATTGTATTACCTGTTGGGCACTTTGCTGCTCCAGTTGTGTAACTTTCTCAAGCAGTGACCGCTGGTTTTCTTCCAGTTTATGAATTTTCTCCTCTGCTCGGGACTTCACAGACACAATTACACCTATTCAGAAGCATTAAACATTGATAATTATTTGTTTGACTGTTATACATTTCTCCAAAATACAAGAAAAACAATGTAACATCAAGTTTTAACTTAACTATGGAAAACTTTCAAGTTAAAGGTCAATACCTTCTTCGAGTAAATGCTTACAGTTGCATTATGCTGCATATAAAACAAAAGCACGTCTTTTCGACAGTCATACtatctgaaatgtatttatttttgtgtgcTTTCTAATACAAACAGCCAAAGGGCTTTCTTAATTGTTGCTACTCAGTAGCAGAAATGACAAAACTGAAGGGTGATTTATAATGAAAACATTGACTGTGTTGACTGAAGTTATGTCTCTACTTTATTCACAGCAGAGTGTTTGTATTATTAATGGAAACTATGTACTTGAACATTGCAagcctttataaaatatataacaaagacTATAtttaaaaccctttttattataAGCAGGGGCCAATAATGCACAGATGATCATGGGAAGTCTGATGTACAGCAGGGAAAACAAGTATTTGTGTgtaagaatgggccaaaatcacaccaAAGCAATGCATGggactagtttctccatacaggaggcaTCTTGAAACTCTCATTTCCAACAAAGACTTCtctactaagtattaaatacatttcagtaagtgtGTTAagtacttattccctgtgtcacttcactttactacacataacttaatttatggatttatttgatTTGAGTTCTTTGTATATGTGGCTTACTTGTGTTGTTaccaacatctggtgtaaattttgtgtcaatagccccattagaaatatatatatatatatatatatatatatatatatatatatatatatatatatatatataaaacaaacaagggaaagtatttgactatatatatatatatatatatatatatttacagagaaaaacattgacgtgttcaacatttattttcactgctgtataGAACAATGGACAGAGTATGTCTAAGACAGGGGAAAGCAGCAGGGAGGTCTGATACATCAGATGTTTCAGGGAAGAAGTGAAATGGGGATAGTACAAGGAAAAGAGCAGAGTAAGGATGATTAAAATGAAGGATGCTGGTAACGGTATGAATGACAATGCTCTGACTGGCTGACATTTCCAGGCAAAGTGTATGAATGAACGCATGCTCTCACTTATTATTTTCAAGGAGAAAAGTATTCCTGTAAGGTAAAACCTGAGCATTCAAATGCAGATTTCTGTAGGAACCTCAGAACCACATCAATCCTCCAATGGAAGAGGAAATCTAGGctagaattttttcaaattcaaattgaatttggactattgcctagtcgaagtacacaaaacttagctcgaaattcgaatttttaaaattttcacttcgacctgcCCCATAATGTAGTACCGGGAATTCCCAGCTCAGTCAGTGGAATGCATGAACGTGGGTTAAACTGACTTTGGGGTAATGTGTTGGTTGTGTCAGAGACAGTATAATATTAAAATCATATTTACCATTCACAATTCTTGCAACTCTCCAAAGCCGAAGGAGAATCAGTAGCCCAACAGCATTGAAAATATCTTCTCGAGAGATATAGACAATGTCAATGATGAACGAGATCACAACAATAGCTGCATCAAATACTTCAAACTTGTGATGAAAGAACTCCAGGCGAAAAGCGTATAATTTACCAGcaatttccaaaatgaaaaagGACAAGACAGAAACGCTCAAATAATGAAATATCTGGAAAAAAGAGGTTTAGAATGGAAAATACTTAAATTTATAAATCAAAATTGCAGGGTAACTGTGTCTGTGAAAGCACAATTCAAAAGGTACAGGTCTGATTTGATAAATTGCAGGCAAGGTGCAATAGGAACAGTACTGTTGCCCAAGGtgagactgggccggcgggacaccgggaaaaaacccggaggGCCCCCAGATCCGCAACCTGGATATATTCCCGGGGCTTCTGTCTCAGGGCCCCACCCCCGGACCCTGAGGGCTACTTCCTCAGGGCCTCCTGTCCGGAAACCATGCAAGTGCGCACTTGTGCATGTGCGTCAGCGAGTGCATGCTCATCAGCGCACATTTGCCGCAACCAAACAGTTTGTGCGCTGACGTGCGTGCACAAGTGTGCACACGCGTGGtgggggggagagaggagggtTACTGGACGGGAGGCCTTGAGGCAGCAGCCCTcagggtccggaggggggcccagaGGCAGaagcccggtgggccccgagctccccagtctgaccctgctgttGCCCTGCtatggtaaaagttatgtgtttgctttagagagACTACTATCTTTATAAGAATAGTCTGCTGTGTAGTcatgcgggcagccattcaagctgaaaaactAGAAAAAGTACAGGTTacctagcagataacagatacactctgtaatagaatacaaatcACATTctacagctttgaatggctgcccccatggctatatagcagcttgtttatataaactgtagtattgtttctgaagctaacacacTAATTGTACCAATGCAGGAAAAcactatattacattttaattactttaatacatgttaatttttggtgttactgttcctttaacatctgCCATCAGGAAGTGAAGCTTCCAGCATTGCGTGTTGCATCAATACACACAattaatactgtatgtgctttaAGACTCACAAGCCAATTCTGGTTCTGGCACTGCAAGTACTGCTGTTCCATCACCGACATTATTTTCACACACAATTTGTTGGAAAAATAGCACAACATTATGTGATTTATCAAAGCAGatgcaaggtcaccaaacgagcctATATCTGTATGTATGCCCACCTTTATAGTGATACATcaagtacatttgttttttgacAGAAATACCAGAGATTGTGACACAGCCAGCATTTTACCTCAGGAATAATGTGGTCAACTTTTTCAGCCAACAGCTCCAGATCCAGAAGAACCTCAACAAGTACAAACAATGCATCAAGGATTACAAGGGAAATAATCACAATCTGTAAGGAAGAAAGTCAGAATTGTAATTTCTTTGTAAAATTGCACTAAATGATCACATAAAAACAAAggcataaaaacaaatgtttctagATATAGCAAATCAAACACTTGGTTTTCGGTATGAAACTTGCTTTAAGCCAATGTTATCACACTTTATTAATTCAAGCCCCCAGAGTTTTAACCTTTGCTTAGCCCCCCCAGCCCTGTCCTGCCCTTCTAGTCTTTATAAAATACTGCCCTAAAACAGTaagaggtaagtaaaaaaaaatgttaaaactccTATTCCTATTTCTTGTTATTAGGGCTGGTGCAACGAGGATGGTGTAAGTCGATAAACCAGAATTTTAAAATGGGAACAAGATTACATCCAGGAAATAAGAAACCTATAAGGAAATTCATAATATGTTATTTGCAAAGTGATTCATAGATAAATTACAGCCAACAAGAGTCATTATAGTGAGTCTGCATTATCCTGTGACAGCTCTATAATGCCAAAAAATGTTTAGATATCTCATTGACGAGCTAAATAATAATCAAAGTTTAAAAccgattttttaattattttttaaaaagaaaatgtcatgCCTAGGATATTAGATTCTGGCGTGACAGTGACActgtagaacaggggtccccaacctttttttacctgtgagccacatgcaaatgtaaaaagagttggggagaaacacaagcatgtaaaagtcccatgggatgtcaaataaaggctgtgattggctatttgatagcccctatgtggacttgaaacctacaggaggctctacttggcactatacatagtctttatgcaattaaaacttgcctccaagtcagtaattcaaaaataatcacctgctttgaggacactgagagcaacatccaaggggtcggagagcaacatgttgctcgcgagctactggttggggaccactgctgtagaaCAATGATCGCCAACtagtggatgttgctcccaatgacctcaaagcaggtgcttatttttgaattcctggtttgggggcaagttttgattgcataaaaaccaggtgtattgccaaagaGATTCCTGTAGACTcccaattcacataggggctacgaaatggcaaatcacagtccttattttgcaccaccaggaacattttttcagcttacattgctcctcaactctttttagatctgaatgttgctcatgggtcaaaaaggttggggaccctcaCTGTAGAATATTACAATCCTATCTGTATTCCTTTAAGAAACTCTCTTTAAACTATACACTGTGGCTGTAATTGTGATTCAGTTTTGCGCTACTGAATCACTGTATGGGCACAGGAACAGGGAACAAATATTGGGGTGAGGTTTATGTAAATCCTGGCATTATGAGAGACTAGCTAAAGAATGTCTCATTagcttaaatatatttgcataacaCCAACCAAACACCATTGAAACTAACTTTGCGCAGGAAAAATAATGAAGTAATTATGCTCATTTGCTTTTTGTTACAACCCTTCATGTAAGTCTCAACACAGTTTAGCTATATCAGTATatacaaagaaaagcaaaactATTCATAAAACCAAAAGatgatttgtattttatattatacacaCTGGGGCAGCAGGTCCCAAACGGTGGGTTTAGCAGGGAGAGCCCTGCACAAAGGACAGAGATGGTGAGATTTAATTCCTTGAATTCCAGGCTAAATAATAAGAATTATATTTTCAGTGAACCCTATGGCTGAATGGCTGGAATAATGTTATAACA from Xenopus laevis strain J_2021 chromosome 1S, Xenopus_laevis_v10.1, whole genome shotgun sequence harbors:
- the hvcn1.S gene encoding voltage-gated hydrogen channel 1, whose product is MAGCLRHFTSVGDDTKKREWKEEDVEVAHEEEKKNTPHPFIASYSLRGALKWLFSSHKFQIVIISLVILDALFVLVEVLLDLELLAEKVDHIIPEIFHYLSVSVLSFFILEIAGKLYAFRLEFFHHKFEVFDAAIVVISFIIDIVYISREDIFNAVGLLILLRLWRVARIVNGVIVSVKSRAEEKIHKLEENQRSLLEKVTQLEQQSAQQEQEIARLQKLLKQHNVFPDS